From Macaca mulatta isolate MMU2019108-1 chromosome 1, T2T-MMU8v2.0, whole genome shotgun sequence, the proteins below share one genomic window:
- the TLR5 gene encoding toll-like receptor 5 isoform X1, translated as MGDHLDLLLGVVLVASPVFGFPSCSFDGRIAFYRFCNLTQVPQVLNTTERLLLSFNYIRTVTVSSFPFLEQLQLLELGNQYTPLTIDKEAFRNLPNLRILDLGSSQIYFLHPDAFQGLFHLFELRLYFCGLSDAVLKNGYFRNLKSLTRLDLSKNQIRSLYLHPSFGKLNSLKSIDFSSNQIFLVCEHELEPLQGKMLSFFSLAANNLYSRVSVDWGKCMNPFRNMVLETLDVSGNGWTVDITGNFSNAISKSQAFSLILAHHIMGAGFGFHNIKDPDQNTFAGLARSSVRHLDLSHGFIFSLNSRVFETLQDLQVLNLAYNKINKIAVEAFYGLDNLQVLNLSYNLLGELYSSNFYGLPKVAYIDLQKNHIGIIQDQTFKFLENLQTLDRRDNALTTIHFIPSIPDIFLSGNKLVTLSEINLTANFIHLSENRLENLDILYFLLRVPHLQILILNQNRLSSCSGAQTPSENPSLEQLFLGGNMLQLAWETQLCWDVFEGLSNLQVLYLNNNYLNSLPPGVFSHLTALKRLSLNSNRLTVLSHNDLPANLEILDISGNQLLAPDPDLFVSLSVLDITHNKFICECTLSTFIHWLNHTNVTIAGPPADIHCVYPDSLSGVSLFSLSTEACDEEEVLKSLKFSLFIVCTVTLTLFLMTILIVTKFRGFCFICYKTAQRLVFKYHPQGTEPDTYKYDAYLCFSSKDFAWVQNALLKHLDTQYSDQNRFNLCFEERDFVPGENHIANIQDAIWNSRKIVCLVSRHFLRDGWCLEAFSYAQGRCLSDLNSALIMVVVGSLSQYQLMKHQSIRGFVQKQQYLRWPEDLQDVGWFLHKLSQQILKKEKEKKKDSNIPLRTVATIS; from the coding sequence ATGGGAGACCACCTGGACCTTCTCCTAGGAGTGGTGCTTGTGGCCAGTCCTGTGTTTGGATTTCCTTCCTGCTCCTTTGATGGCCGAATAGCCTTTTATCGTTTCTGCAACCTCACCCAGGTCCCCCAGGTCCTCAACACCACTGAGAGGCTCCTATTGAGCTTCAACTATATCCGGACAGTCACTGTTTCATCCTTCCCCTTTCTGGAACAGCTGCAGCTGCTGGAGCTCGGGAACCAGTATACCCCCTTGACTATTGACAAGGAGGCCTTCAGAAACCTGCCCAACCTTAGAATCTTGGACCTGGGAAGTAGTCAGATATACTTCTTGCATCCAGATGCTTTTCAGGGACTGTTCCATCTGTTTGAACTTAGACTGTATTTCTGTGGTCTCTCCGATGCTGTATTGAAAAATGgttatttcagaaatttaaagTCTTTAACTCGCTTGGATCTATCCAAAAATCAGATTCGTAGCCTTTACCTTCATCCTTCATTTGGGAAGCTGAATTCCTTGAAGTCCATAGATTTTTCCTCCAACCAAATATTTCTTGTATGTGAACATGAGCTCGAGCCCCTCCAAGGGAAAATGCTCTCCTTTTTCAGCCTCGCAGCTAATAACTTGTATAGCAGAGTCTCAGTGGACTGGGGAAAATGTATGAACCCGTTCAGAAACATGGTGCTGGAGACACTAGATGTTTCTGGAAATGGCTGGACAGTGGATATCACAGGAAACTTTAGCAATGCCATCAGCAAAAGCCAGGCCTTCTCTTTGATTCTTGCCCACCACATCATGGGTGCCGGGTTTGGCTTCCATAACATCAAAGATCCTGACCAGAACACATTTGCTGGCCTGGCCAGAAGTTCAGTGAGACACCTGGACCTTTCACATGGGTTTATCTTCTCCCTGAACTCCCGAGTCTTTGAGACACTCCAGGATTTGCAGGTTCTGAACCTTGCCTACAACAAGATAAATAAGATTGCGGTTGAAGCATTTTACGGACTTGACAACCTCCAAGTTCTCAATTTGTCGTATAACCTTCTGGGGGAACTTTACAGTTCGAATTTCTATGGACTACCTAAGGTAGCCTACATTGATTTGCAAAAGAATCACATTGGAATAATTCAAGACCAAACATTCAAATTCCTGGAAAACTTACAGACCTTGGATCGCCGAGACAATGCTCTTACAACCATTCATTTTATTCCAAGCATACCTGATATCTTCTTGAGTGGCAATAAACTAGTGACTTTGTCAGAGATCAACCTTACAGCCAACTTCATCCACTTATCAGAAAACAGGCTAGAAAATCTAGATATTCTCTACTTTCTCCTACGGGTACCTCATCTCCAgattctcattttaaatcaaaatcgCTTATCCTCTTGTAGTGGAGCTCAAACCCCTTCAGAGAATCCCAGCTTAGAACAGCTTTTCCTTGGAGGAAATATGTTGCAACTTGCCTGGGAAACTCAACTCTGTTGGGATGTTTTTGAGGGACTTTCTAATCTTCAAGTTCTGTATTTGAATAATAACTATCTTAATTCCCTTCCACCAGGAGTATTTAGCCATCTGACTGCATTAAAGAGACTAAGCCTCAACTCCAACAGGCTGACAGTTCTTTCTCACAATGATTTACCTGCTAATTTAGAGATCCTGGACATATCTGGGAATCAGCTCCTAGCTCCCGATCCTGATTTATTTGTATCACTTAGTGTCTTGGATATAACTCATAACAAGTTCATTTGTGAATGTACACTTAGCACTTTTATCCATTGGCTTAATCACACCAATGTCACTATAGCTGGGCCTCCTGCAGACATACATTGCGTGTACCCTGACTCGCTCTCCGGggtttccctcttctctctttccacGGAAGCTTGTGATGAAGAGGAAGTCTTAAAGTCCCTGAAGTTCTCCCTTTTCATTGTATGCACTGTCACTCTGACTCTGTTCCTCATGACCATCCTCATAGTCACGAAGTTCCGGGGCTTCTGTTTTATCTGTTATAAGACAGCCCAGAGACTGGTGTTCAAGTACCATCCCCAGGGCACAGAACCTGATACGTACAAATATGATGCCTATTTGTGCTTCAGCAGCAAAGACTTCGCATGGGTGCAGAATGCTTTGCTCAAACACCTGGACACTCaatacagtgaccaaaacagatTTAACCTGTGCTTTGAAGAAAGAGACTTTGTCCCGGGAGAAAACCACATTGCCAATATCCAGGACGCCATCTGGAACAGTAGAAAGATTGTTTGTCTTGTGAGCAGACACTTCCTTAGAGATGGTTGGTGCCTTGAAGCCTTCAGTTATGCCCAGGGCAGGTGCTTATCTGACCTTAACAGTGCTCTCATCATGGTGGTGGTTGGGTCCTTGTCCCAGTACCAGTTGATGAAACATCAATCCATTAGAGGCTTTGTACAGAAACAGCAGTACTTGAGGTGGCCTGAGGATCTCCAGGATGTTGGCTGGTTTCTTCATAAACTCTCTCAACAgatactaaagaaagaaaaagaaaagaagaaagacagtaACATTCCGTTGCGAACTGTAGCAACCATCTCCTAA
- the TLR5 gene encoding toll-like receptor 5 precursor (The RefSeq protein has 7 substitutions compared to this genomic sequence) — translation MGDHLDLLLGVVLVASPVFGFPSCSFDGRIAFYRFCNLTQVPQVLNTTERLLLSFNYIRTVTVSSFPFLEQLQLLELGNQYTPLTIDKEAFRNLPNLRILDLGSSQIYFLHPDAFQGLFHLFELRLYFCGLSDAVLKNGYFRNLKSLTRLDLSKNQIRSLYLHPSFGKLNSLKSIDFSSNQIFLVCEHELEPLQGKMLSFFSLAANNLYSRVSVDWGKCMNPFRNMVLETLDVSGNGWTVDITGNFSNAISKSQAFSLILAHHIMGAGFGFHNIKDPDQNTFAGLARSSVRHLDLSHGFIFSLNSRVFETLQDLQVLNLAYNKINKIAVEAFYGLDNLQVLNLSYNLLGELYSSNFYGLPKVAYIDLQKNHIGIIQDQTFKFLENLQTLDLRDNALTTIHFIPSIPDIFLSGNKLVTLSEINLTANFIHLSENRLENLDILYFLLRVPHLQILILNQNRLSSCSGAQTPSENPSLEQLFLGENMLQLAWETELCWDVFEGLSNLQVLYLNNNYLNSLPPGVFKHLTALKGLSLNSNRLTVLSHNDLPANLEILDISGNQLLAPDPDVFVSLSVLDITHNKFICECALSTFIHWLNHTNVTIAGPPADIHCVYPDSLSGVSLFSLSTEACDEEEVLKSLKFSLFIVCTVTLTLFLMTILIVTKFRGFCFICYKTAQRLVFKYHPQGTEPDTYKYDAYLCFSSKDFAWVQNALLKHLDTQYSDQNRFNLCFEERDFVPGENHIANIQDAIWNSRKIVCLVSRHFLRDGWCLEAFSYAQGRCLSDLNSALIMVVVGSLSQYQLMKHQSIRGFVQKQQYLRWPEDLQDVGWFLHKLSQQILKKEKEKKKDSNIPLRTVATIS, via the coding sequence ATGGGAGACCACCTGGACCTTCTCCTAGGAGTGGTGCTTGTGGCCAGTCCTGTGTTTGGATTTCCTTCCTGCTCCTTTGATGGCCGAATAGCCTTTTATCGTTTCTGCAACCTCACCCAGGTCCCCCAGGTCCTCAACACCACTGAGAGGCTCCTATTGAGCTTCAACTATATCCGGACAGTCACTGTTTCATCCTTCCCCTTTCTGGAACAGCTGCAGCTGCTGGAGCTCGGGAACCAGTATACCCCCTTGACTATTGACAAGGAGGCCTTCAGAAACCTGCCCAACCTTAGAATCTTGGACCTGGGAAGTAGTCAGATATACTTCTTGCATCCAGATGCTTTTCAGGGACTGTTCCATCTGTTTGAACTTAGACTGTATTTCTGTGGTCTCTCCGATGCTGTATTGAAAAATGgttatttcagaaatttaaagTCTTTAACTCGCTTGGATCTATCCAAAAATCAGATTCGTAGCCTTTACCTTCATCCTTCATTTGGGAAGCTGAATTCCTTGAAGTCCATAGATTTTTCCTCCAACCAAATATTTCTTGTATGTGAACATGAGCTCGAGCCCCTCCAAGGGAAAATGCTCTCCTTTTTCAGCCTCGCAGCTAATAACTTGTATAGCAGAGTCTCAGTGGACTGGGGAAAATGTATGAACCCGTTCAGAAACATGGTGCTGGAGACACTAGATGTTTCTGGAAATGGCTGGACAGTGGATATCACAGGAAACTTTAGCAATGCCATCAGCAAAAGCCAGGCCTTCTCTTTGATTCTTGCCCACCACATCATGGGTGCCGGGTTTGGCTTCCATAACATCAAAGATCCTGACCAGAACACATTTGCTGGCCTGGCCAGAAGTTCAGTGAGACACCTGGACCTTTCACATGGGTTTATCTTCTCCCTGAACTCCCGAGTCTTTGAGACACTCCAGGATTTGCAGGTTCTGAACCTTGCCTACAACAAGATAAATAAGATTGCGGTTGAAGCATTTTACGGACTTGACAACCTCCAAGTTCTCAATTTGTCGTATAACCTTCTGGGGGAACTTTACAGTTCGAATTTCTATGGACTACCTAAGGTAGCCTACATTGATTTGCAAAAGAATCACATTGGAATAATTCAAGACCAAACATTCAAATTCCTGGAAAACTTACAGACCTTGGATCGCCGAGACAATGCTCTTACAACCATTCATTTTATTCCAAGCATACCTGATATCTTCTTGAGTGGCAATAAACTAGTGACTTTGTCAGAGATCAACCTTACAGCCAACTTCATCCACTTATCAGAAAACAGGCTAGAAAATCTAGATATTCTCTACTTTCTCCTACGGGTACCTCATCTCCAgattctcattttaaatcaaaatcgCTTATCCTCTTGTAGTGGAGCTCAAACCCCTTCAGAGAATCCCAGCTTAGAACAGCTTTTCCTTGGAGGAAATATGTTGCAACTTGCCTGGGAAACTCAACTCTGTTGGGATGTTTTTGAGGGACTTTCTAATCTTCAAGTTCTGTATTTGAATAATAACTATCTTAATTCCCTTCCACCAGGAGTATTTAGCCATCTGACTGCATTAAAGAGACTAAGCCTCAACTCCAACAGGCTGACAGTTCTTTCTCACAATGATTTACCTGCTAATTTAGAGATCCTGGACATATCTGGGAATCAGCTCCTAGCTCCCGATCCTGATTTATTTGTATCACTTAGTGTCTTGGATATAACTCATAACAAGTTCATTTGTGAATGTACACTTAGCACTTTTATCCATTGGCTTAATCACACCAATGTCACTATAGCTGGGCCTCCTGCAGACATACATTGCGTGTACCCTGACTCGCTCTCCGGggtttccctcttctctctttccacGGAAGCTTGTGATGAAGAGGAAGTCTTAAAGTCCCTGAAGTTCTCCCTTTTCATTGTATGCACTGTCACTCTGACTCTGTTCCTCATGACCATCCTCATAGTCACGAAGTTCCGGGGCTTCTGTTTTATCTGTTATAAGACAGCCCAGAGACTGGTGTTCAAGTACCATCCCCAGGGCACAGAACCTGATACGTACAAATATGATGCCTATTTGTGCTTCAGCAGCAAAGACTTCGCATGGGTGCAGAATGCTTTGCTCAAACACCTGGACACTCaatacagtgaccaaaacagatTTAACCTGTGCTTTGAAGAAAGAGACTTTGTCCCGGGAGAAAACCACATTGCCAATATCCAGGACGCCATCTGGAACAGTAGAAAGATTGTTTGTCTTGTGAGCAGACACTTCCTTAGAGATGGTTGGTGCCTTGAAGCCTTCAGTTATGCCCAGGGCAGGTGCTTATCTGACCTTAACAGTGCTCTCATCATGGTGGTGGTTGGGTCCTTGTCCCAGTACCAGTTGATGAAACATCAATCCATTAGAGGCTTTGTACAGAAACAGCAGTACTTGAGGTGGCCTGAGGATCTCCAGGATGTTGGCTGGTTTCTTCATAAACTCTCTCAACAgatactaaagaaagaaaaagaaaagaagaaagacagtaACATTCCGTTGCGAACTGTAGCAACCATCTCCTAA